A single region of the Gasterosteus aculeatus chromosome 1, fGasAcu3.hap1.1, whole genome shotgun sequence genome encodes:
- the LOC120828853 gene encoding uncharacterized protein LOC120828853 isoform X17: protein MESKTPSKGPVGAGACGLQPLPEVAEPEDLSNVEGSKCQPGHPAGTKDAKEVHSLDSSPSSSESEDEGLCKKDKKKKKLKKKTKKKKKKDSSSSSSSSSSSSSSSSSSSSSSSSSSSSESDSEDDKKKKKKKQKKDEGQKECVWDDVIICSPGGQMEQPGAEGAEGVKMSQDCNSSDGEDDKKKKKKKKKKKKKKKQDKKKKKKKKDSSSSSSDCSCSDCSCSDCSCSDCEDEKKKKKKKKKKKKKKRKKKKKDSSSSSSDSSSSSSDSEDDKKKKDKKKKKKKKKKDKKKDSSCSSSSSSSDSDKDEKKKKNKNKKKKKKKKKKNDKEKKNKKHDEEQNELCGEAAPPASGECFSAGGETPGPSADGEKKKDDSADKVKKEPKEKEKCGAKAFADAIEEGHLSDDEGEGENHKKKKKKKKMLKKKKEKGSGSSSDNDDDDEEDKKKKKKKKKDSSSSSSSSDSCSSDSDEDKKKKKKKKKKKKDSGSCSSSSSSDSEEDKKKKKKKKKKKKKKKKKKMKDKDSSSSSCSDSEEDKKKKKKKKKTKKKKKDKDSSSSSCSDSEEDKKKKKKKKKKKKKKTKKKKDKDSSSPSCSDTEEDKKKKKKKKKSSCAESDDDKKKKKKKKDKKKKKKKKDCSSGSSSDSSDNDKKKKKKKRKDKKKKKDKEKDSDSSTSGDDKKKKKDKKKKKKDKKKDSKSSSSCPSDGSDKENKKDKKKKRSGSSGSETDNKKKRECSDGERGGEDPGAGRAGLPAPGGSCSTPAAAPAVPYVSLPSKPVVKMDPLRPSTVCRPSAPVSSAPASSAPVSSAPASSAPVSSAPASSVPVSSAPASSAPVSSAPASSAPVCSAPASSVPGSYVPGSFVAGSYVPGSYVPGSSSVGDKAPNRRPPSPMEALMGSPRRYGSSHLSSSDLLKGPKPYQ, encoded by the exons ATGGAGAGCAAGACTCCGTCCAAAG GTCCTGTCGGAGCAGGTGCCTGTGGTCTGCAGCCCCTTCCTGAGGTAGCCGAGCCCGAAGACCTGAGCAATGTGGAGGGCAGCAAGTGCCAACCCGGACACCCTGCAGGGACAAAAGATGCAAAG GAGGTGCACTCATTGGACAGCTCTCCGTCTTCCTCGGAGAGCGAGGACGAGGGTCTCTGCaagaaagacaagaagaagaaaaagctgaaaaagaaaacaaagaagaagaagaagaag GATTCCagctcatcctcttcctcctcctcctcctcctcctcctcctcctcctcctcctcctcctcctcctcctccagtagCTCTTCAGAGAGTGACAGCGAG gatgacaagaagaagaagaagaaaaagcagaagaagGACGAAGGGCAGAAAGAGTGTGTTTGGGACGATGTTATCATATGTA GTCCTGGTGGCCAGATGGAGCAGCCGGGTGCAGAAGGTGCAGAAGGTGTGAAGATGAGCCAG GATTGTAACTCCTCAGATGGTGAAgatgacaagaagaagaagaagaagaagaagaagaagaagaagaagaagaagcaggacaagaagaagaagaaaaagaagaag GATtcgtcttcttcctcatctGACTGTTCCTGCTCCGACTGTTCCTGCTCCGACTGTTCCTGCTCCGACTGCGAGgacgaaaagaagaagaagaagaagaagaagaagaagaagaagaagaagaggaagaagaagaagaag GACtcaagctcctcttcctcagacaGCTCTTCATCATCCTCTGACAGCGAGgatgacaagaagaaaaaggacaagaagaagaagaagaagaagaaaaagaaagacaagaaaaag GATTCCAGCTGctcgtcttcatcttcatcttctgacAGTGATaaagatgagaagaaaaagaagaacaagaacaagaagaagaagaagaagaagaagaagaagaatgacaaggaaaagaagaacaagaaacac GATGAAGAGCAGAATGAGCTCTGCGGtgaagctgctcctccagcttctggtgAGTGTTTTTCTGCAGGTGGTGAGACTCCGGGACCAAgtgctgatggagagaaaaagaaagacgatTCTGCCGACAAG GTCAAGAAAGAGcctaaagaaaaagaaaaat GTGGAGCAAAGGCCTTCGCTGACGCTATTGAGGAAGGCCACCTGAGTGACGacgagggagaaggagagaaccacaagaagaagaagaagaagaagaagatgctgaagaagaagaaggagaag GGTTCCGGCTCATCATCAgacaatgatgatgacgacgaagaagacaagaagaagaaaaagaagaagaagaag gactcctccagctcctcctcttcgtctgaTAGTTGCTCCTCAGATAGTGatgaggacaagaagaagaagaagaagaagaagaagaagaagaag GATTCTGGATCCTGCTCgtcttcttcatcctctgatAGCGaagaggacaagaagaagaagaagaagaagaagaagaagaagaagaagaaaaagaagaagaagatgaaggatAAG gactcctcctcttcttcatgctCGGATAGTGaagaggacaagaagaagaagaagaagaagaagaagacgaagaagaagaagaaggataaG gactcctcctcttcttcatgctCTGATAGTGaagaggacaagaagaagaagaagaagaagaaga agaagaagaagaagaagacgaagaagaagaaggataaG GACTCGTCCTCTCCTTCATGCTCTGATACTGaagaggacaagaagaagaagaagaagaagaagaag TCCTCTTGCGCTGAGAGTGATGACGACAAG aagaagaagaagaagaagaaagataagaagaagaagaagaaaaagaag gATTGTTCCTCTGGATCGTCCAGTGATTCGAGTGATaatgacaagaagaagaagaagaagaaaaggaaagataagaagaaaaagaaagacaaggagAAG GACTCCGATTCTTCTACCAGTGGTgatgacaaaaagaagaagaaagacaagaagaagaaaaagaaggacaaAAAGAAG GACTCAAAGTCCAGTTCATCGTGTCCATCTGACGGCAGTGACAAGGAGAATaaaaaggacaagaagaagaag AGGTCTGGTTCATCAGGAAGTGAAACTGACAATAAGAAAAAGAGG GAATGCTCTGATGGCGAGCGAGGCGGCGAAGATCCCGGTGCCGGTCGGGCCGGACTTCCAGCTCCCGGTGGCAGCTGCTctacgcctgctgctgctcccgccGTCCCCTACGTGTCCCTCCCCTCCAAACCTGTTGTGAAGATGGATCCTCTGCGTCCTTCAACTGTCTGCCGGCCCTCTGCCCCTGTCTCCTCTGCCCCCGCCTCTTCTGCCCCTGTCTCCTCTGCGCCCGCCTCTTCTGCCCCTGTCTCCTCTGCGCCCGCCTCTTCTGTCCCTGTCTCCTCTGCGCCCGCCTCTTCTGCCCCTGTCTCCTCTGCGCCCGCCTCTTCTGCCCCTGTCTGCTCTGCCCCCGCCTCTTCTGTCCCTGGGTCCTATGTCCCTGGGTCCTTTGTCGCTGGCTCCTATGTCCCTGGGTCCTATGTCCCCGGCTCCTCGAGTGTTGGAGATAAGGCCCCCAATCGTAGGCCTCCCAGCCCCATGGAGGCCCTGATGGGGAGCCCGAGGCGGTACGGCTCCTCCCATCTCAGCTCAAGCGACCTATTGAAAGGCCCCAAGCCTTATCAATGA
- the LOC120828853 gene encoding uncharacterized protein LOC120828853 isoform X5, translated as MESKTPSKGPVGAGACGLQPLPEVAEPEDLSNVEGSKCQPGHPAGTKDAKEVHSLDSSPSSSESEDEGLCKKDKKKKKLKKKTKKKKKKDSSSSSSSSSSSSSSSSSSSSSSSSSSSSESDSEDDKKKKKKKQKKDEGQKECVWDDVIICSPGGQMEQPGAEGAEGVKMSQDCNSSDGEDDKKKKKKKKKKKKKKKQDKKKKKKKKDSSSSSSDCSCSDCSCSDCSCSDCEDEKKKKKKKKKKKKKKRKKKKKDSSSSSSDSSSSSSDSEDDKKKKDKKKKKKKKKKDKKKDSSCSSSSSSSDSDKDEKKKKNKNKKKKKKKKKKNDKEKKNKKHDEEQNELCGEAAPPASGECFSAGGETPGPSADGEKKKDDSADKVKKEPKEKEKCGAKAFADAIEEGHLSDDEGEGENHKKKKKKKKMLKKKKEKGSGSSSDNDDDDEEDKKKKKKKKKDSSSSSSSSDSCSSDSDEDKKKKKKKKKKDSGSCSSSSSSDSEEDKKKKKKKKKKKKKKKKKKMKDKDSSSSSCSDSEEDKKKKKKKKKTKKKKKDKDSSSSSCSDSEEDKKKKKKKKTKKKKDKDSSSSSCSDSEEDKKKKKKKKTKKKKDKDSSSPSCSDTEEDKKKKKKKKKKSSCAESDDDKKKKKKKKDKKKKKKKKDCSSGSSSDSSDNDKKKKKKKRKDKKKKKDKEKDSDSSTSGDDKKKKKDKKKKKKDKKKDSKSSSSCPSDGSDKENKKDKKKKRSGSSGSETDNKKKRECSDGERGGEDPGAGRAGLPAPGGSCSTPAAAPAVPYVSLPSKPVVKMDPLRPSTVCRPSAPVSSAPASSAPVSSAPASSAPVSSAPASSVPVSSAPASSAPVSSAPASSAPVCSAPASSVPGSYVPGSFVAGSYVPGSYVPGSSSVGDKAPNRRPPSPMEALMGSPRRYGSSHLSSSDLLKGPKPYQ; from the exons ATGGAGAGCAAGACTCCGTCCAAAG GTCCTGTCGGAGCAGGTGCCTGTGGTCTGCAGCCCCTTCCTGAGGTAGCCGAGCCCGAAGACCTGAGCAATGTGGAGGGCAGCAAGTGCCAACCCGGACACCCTGCAGGGACAAAAGATGCAAAG GAGGTGCACTCATTGGACAGCTCTCCGTCTTCCTCGGAGAGCGAGGACGAGGGTCTCTGCaagaaagacaagaagaagaaaaagctgaaaaagaaaacaaagaagaagaagaagaag GATTCCagctcatcctcttcctcctcctcctcctcctcctcctcctcctcctcctcctcctcctcctcctcctccagtagCTCTTCAGAGAGTGACAGCGAG gatgacaagaagaagaagaagaaaaagcagaagaagGACGAAGGGCAGAAAGAGTGTGTTTGGGACGATGTTATCATATGTA GTCCTGGTGGCCAGATGGAGCAGCCGGGTGCAGAAGGTGCAGAAGGTGTGAAGATGAGCCAG GATTGTAACTCCTCAGATGGTGAAgatgacaagaagaagaagaagaagaagaagaagaagaagaagaagaagaagcaggacaagaagaagaagaaaaagaagaag GATtcgtcttcttcctcatctGACTGTTCCTGCTCCGACTGTTCCTGCTCCGACTGTTCCTGCTCCGACTGCGAGgacgaaaagaagaagaagaagaagaagaagaagaagaagaagaagaagaggaagaagaagaagaag GACtcaagctcctcttcctcagacaGCTCTTCATCATCCTCTGACAGCGAGgatgacaagaagaaaaaggacaagaagaagaagaagaagaagaaaaagaaagacaagaaaaag GATTCCAGCTGctcgtcttcatcttcatcttctgacAGTGATaaagatgagaagaaaaagaagaacaagaacaagaagaagaagaagaagaagaagaagaagaatgacaaggaaaagaagaacaagaaacac GATGAAGAGCAGAATGAGCTCTGCGGtgaagctgctcctccagcttctggtgAGTGTTTTTCTGCAGGTGGTGAGACTCCGGGACCAAgtgctgatggagagaaaaagaaagacgatTCTGCCGACAAG GTCAAGAAAGAGcctaaagaaaaagaaaaat GTGGAGCAAAGGCCTTCGCTGACGCTATTGAGGAAGGCCACCTGAGTGACGacgagggagaaggagagaaccacaagaagaagaagaagaagaagaagatgctgaagaagaagaaggagaag GGTTCCGGCTCATCATCAgacaatgatgatgacgacgaagaagacaagaagaagaaaaagaagaagaagaag gactcctccagctcctcctcttcgtctgaTAGTTGCTCCTCAGATAGTGatgaggacaagaagaagaagaagaagaagaagaagaag GATTCTGGATCCTGCTCgtcttcttcatcctctgatAGCGaagaggacaagaagaagaagaagaagaagaagaagaagaagaagaagaaaaagaagaagaagatgaaggatAAG gactcctcctcttcttcatgctCGGATAGTGaagaggacaagaagaagaagaagaagaagaagaagacgaagaagaagaagaaggataaG gactcctcctcttcttcatgctCTGATAGTGaagaggacaagaagaagaagaagaagaagaagacgaagaagaagaaggataaG gactcctcctcttcttcatgctCTGATAGTGaagaggacaagaagaagaagaagaagaagaagacgaagaagaagaaggataaG GACTCGTCCTCTCCTTCATGCTCTGATACTGaagaggacaagaagaagaagaagaagaagaagaag AAGTCCTCTTGCGCTGAGAGTGATGACGACAAG aagaagaagaagaagaagaaagataagaagaagaagaagaaaaagaag gATTGTTCCTCTGGATCGTCCAGTGATTCGAGTGATaatgacaagaagaagaagaagaagaaaaggaaagataagaagaaaaagaaagacaaggagAAG GACTCCGATTCTTCTACCAGTGGTgatgacaaaaagaagaagaaagacaagaagaagaaaaagaaggacaaAAAGAAG GACTCAAAGTCCAGTTCATCGTGTCCATCTGACGGCAGTGACAAGGAGAATaaaaaggacaagaagaagaag AGGTCTGGTTCATCAGGAAGTGAAACTGACAATAAGAAAAAGAGG GAATGCTCTGATGGCGAGCGAGGCGGCGAAGATCCCGGTGCCGGTCGGGCCGGACTTCCAGCTCCCGGTGGCAGCTGCTctacgcctgctgctgctcccgccGTCCCCTACGTGTCCCTCCCCTCCAAACCTGTTGTGAAGATGGATCCTCTGCGTCCTTCAACTGTCTGCCGGCCCTCTGCCCCTGTCTCCTCTGCCCCCGCCTCTTCTGCCCCTGTCTCCTCTGCGCCCGCCTCTTCTGCCCCTGTCTCCTCTGCGCCCGCCTCTTCTGTCCCTGTCTCCTCTGCGCCCGCCTCTTCTGCCCCTGTCTCCTCTGCGCCCGCCTCTTCTGCCCCTGTCTGCTCTGCCCCCGCCTCTTCTGTCCCTGGGTCCTATGTCCCTGGGTCCTTTGTCGCTGGCTCCTATGTCCCTGGGTCCTATGTCCCCGGCTCCTCGAGTGTTGGAGATAAGGCCCCCAATCGTAGGCCTCCCAGCCCCATGGAGGCCCTGATGGGGAGCCCGAGGCGGTACGGCTCCTCCCATCTCAGCTCAAGCGACCTATTGAAAGGCCCCAAGCCTTATCAATGA